Proteins co-encoded in one Streptococcus parauberis NCFD 2020 genomic window:
- the hemW gene encoding radical SAM family heme chaperone HemW, producing MLIKPESAYVHIPFCTQICYYCDFSKVFIKNQPVDDYLRALIAEFRSFGIKKLRTIYIGGGTPTSITAQQLDYLLTELVKDLDLPYLEEFTIEANPGDLTPDKIEVMKKSAVNRVSLGVQTFNDKHLKQIGRSHNEAQIYSTIDSLKEAGFHNISIDLIYALPGQTLDQVKENVAKALALDIPHLSLYSLILEHHTIFMNKMRRGKLNLPTEDLEAEMFTYIINEMEANGFEHYEISNFSKPGFYSQHNLMYWNNDEYYGCGAGASGYLDGVRYRNRVPIQHYLSAVEAGDARLTNEVLTANEKMEEELFLGLRKKTGVSKSRFQGKFGISFDSRYGQIVDKLVKRGLLQEDQDQVRMTKKGLFLGDSVAEEFILE from the coding sequence ATGTTAATAAAACCCGAATCTGCTTACGTGCACATCCCTTTTTGTACACAAATCTGTTATTATTGTGACTTCTCAAAAGTCTTTATCAAAAATCAGCCTGTAGATGATTATCTACGGGCTCTTATTGCTGAGTTTCGCTCTTTTGGAATAAAGAAATTACGGACTATATATATAGGTGGTGGGACTCCAACTTCTATTACAGCCCAACAATTAGATTATCTCCTGACCGAATTGGTCAAAGACTTAGATTTGCCTTATTTGGAAGAATTTACTATTGAAGCCAATCCAGGGGACTTAACTCCGGATAAAATTGAGGTTATGAAAAAATCAGCCGTTAATCGTGTTTCACTCGGCGTTCAAACCTTTAATGATAAACACTTGAAACAAATTGGGCGTAGCCATAATGAGGCACAAATATATAGTACGATCGACAGTCTAAAAGAGGCTGGATTTCATAATATTTCAATTGATTTAATTTATGCACTTCCCGGTCAAACATTGGACCAAGTCAAAGAAAATGTGGCTAAGGCCTTGGCCTTGGATATTCCTCACCTTAGCCTTTATAGTTTAATTTTAGAACACCATACTATTTTTATGAACAAGATGCGCCGTGGTAAGTTAAACTTACCTACGGAAGACTTAGAAGCTGAAATGTTTACCTACATTATTAATGAAATGGAAGCCAATGGCTTTGAGCACTATGAAATTTCTAACTTTTCAAAACCAGGATTTTATAGCCAGCATAATCTAATGTATTGGAACAATGATGAGTATTACGGCTGTGGAGCTGGAGCTTCGGGTTATTTGGATGGTGTGCGTTACCGCAATCGGGTGCCCATCCAACACTACTTATCTGCAGTGGAAGCTGGCGATGCAAGACTAACCAATGAGGTTCTCACGGCTAATGAAAAGATGGAAGAAGAACTCTTTCTTGGTCTGAGAAAAAAAACAGGGGTTTCAAAAAGTCGATTTCAAGGAAAATTTGGCATTTCATTTGATAGTAGGTATGGTCAAATTGTTGATAAATTAGTTAAACGAGGACTATTACAAGAAGACCAAGATCAGGTTAGAATGACTAAGAAAGGTCTTTTCCTGGGAGATTCAGTTGCTGAAGAGTTTATTTTAGAATAG
- the glmM gene encoding phosphoglucosamine mutase, whose translation MGKYFGTDGVRGEANVELTPELAFKLGRFGGYVLSQHETERPKVFVARDTRISGEMLESALIAGLLSVGIEVYKLGVLATPGVSYLVRTEKASAGVMISASHNPALDNGIKFFGSDGFKLADDQELEIEDLLDAEEDTLPRPSADGLGTLVEYPEGLRKYEKFLVSTGLDLEGMKVALDTANGAASATARDIFVDLHADISVIGEKPDGLNINDGIGSTHPEKLQELVKETQSEIGLAFDGDSDRLIAVDENGEIVDGDKVMFIIGKYLSENGQLAQNTIVTTVMSNLGFHKALDEHGINKAVTAVGDRYVVEEMRRSNYNLGGEQSGHVIIMDYNTTGDGQLTAIQLTKVMKETGKKLSELAAQVTIYPQKLVNIRVENSMKDKAMEVPAISEIITKMEAKMEGNGRILVRPSGTEPLLRVMAEAPTDAEVDYYVDTIADVVRAEIGID comes from the coding sequence ATGGGTAAATATTTTGGTACAGATGGTGTCCGTGGAGAAGCTAACGTTGAGTTAACTCCTGAATTAGCATTTAAACTTGGTCGTTTTGGTGGCTATGTCTTAAGTCAACATGAAACAGAAAGACCAAAAGTCTTTGTTGCACGTGACACTCGTATCTCTGGTGAGATGCTTGAATCAGCATTGATTGCTGGTTTATTGTCAGTCGGAATTGAAGTTTATAAATTAGGAGTTCTTGCAACTCCCGGTGTTTCTTACTTAGTTAGAACTGAGAAAGCAAGTGCTGGTGTTATGATTTCAGCAAGTCACAATCCTGCTTTAGATAATGGTATTAAATTCTTTGGATCAGATGGTTTTAAATTAGCTGATGATCAAGAATTGGAAATTGAAGACTTACTTGATGCTGAAGAAGATACACTTCCACGACCAAGTGCTGATGGACTTGGGACTTTGGTAGAATATCCAGAAGGTTTACGTAAGTATGAAAAATTTCTAGTTTCAACTGGCTTAGATTTAGAAGGCATGAAAGTTGCTCTTGATACTGCAAATGGTGCTGCATCAGCTACTGCCCGTGATATATTCGTCGACTTACATGCTGATATTTCTGTTATTGGTGAAAAACCTGATGGTTTAAATATCAATGATGGAATTGGTTCGACACACCCAGAAAAATTACAAGAACTAGTAAAAGAAACCCAATCAGAAATTGGGTTAGCATTTGATGGTGATAGTGACCGGTTGATTGCTGTCGACGAGAATGGTGAGATTGTTGATGGTGACAAAGTAATGTTTATCATTGGGAAATACCTTTCAGAAAATGGTCAACTTGCCCAAAATACAATTGTTACGACGGTTATGTCAAATTTAGGTTTCCATAAGGCTTTAGATGAACATGGTATTAACAAAGCTGTAACTGCAGTTGGTGACCGTTATGTTGTTGAAGAAATGCGTAGATCCAACTATAATTTAGGTGGGGAACAATCTGGTCATGTTATTATTATGGATTATAATACAACAGGAGATGGCCAATTAACAGCTATTCAGTTGACAAAAGTTATGAAAGAAACTGGTAAAAAATTATCAGAGCTAGCTGCTCAAGTCACAATTTATCCTCAAAAACTCGTTAACATTCGTGTTGAAAATAGCATGAAGGATAAAGCCATGGAAGTACCAGCAATCTCTGAAATTATTACAAAAATGGAAGCTAAAATGGAAGGCAATGGGCGTATCCTAGTAAGACCAAGTGGTACTGAACCACTCTTACGTGTTATGGCTGAAGCTCCAACTGACGCAGAAGTTGACTATTATGTTGATACAATTGCTGATGTTGTCCGTGCAGAAATTGGAATTGACTAA
- a CDS encoding GNAT family N-acetyltransferase produces the protein MKRQIEAVITALDPQASAYFKSIIPEYQNGYIDYIYQSDKADIQKRRLKYISKLFQIWQDNPWYYIMPMSQHSAEVIANEWQYNPPYDFYYLSGDPEDYTELITPEGRQNNYFQVIRNGILFGFASFEINDKELEIGLGMAPKWTGQSYGKDFLRTIEDYTKANYSCDTLVLNVAAFNSRAISLYTNSGYKKIETFKQTTNGADFDFIRMEKKLNITS, from the coding sequence GTGAAAAGACAAATTGAAGCTGTAATTACTGCCTTGGATCCTCAAGCCTCGGCTTACTTTAAGTCGATTATTCCAGAATACCAAAATGGTTATATCGATTACATTTATCAATCAGATAAAGCTGATATTCAGAAAAGAAGACTAAAGTACATTAGTAAACTCTTTCAAATATGGCAAGATAATCCTTGGTACTATATCATGCCTATGAGTCAACATAGTGCAGAAGTTATTGCAAATGAATGGCAGTACAATCCACCATATGATTTTTATTATCTTAGTGGCGATCCAGAAGATTATACTGAATTAATCACTCCTGAAGGTCGGCAAAATAATTATTTCCAGGTTATTCGAAATGGTATTTTGTTCGGCTTTGCCTCATTTGAAATTAATGATAAGGAGCTGGAAATTGGACTTGGTATGGCACCAAAATGGACAGGTCAATCCTATGGAAAAGACTTCCTTAGGACGATTGAAGATTATACTAAAGCTAATTATTCATGCGACACCCTTGTTCTTAATGTCGCTGCCTTTAATAGTCGTGCCATAAGCTTATATACAAATAGCGGTTATAAAAAGATTGAAACTTTTAAACAGACAACTAATGGAGCTGATTTCGATTTTATCCGAATGGAAAAGAAACTGAATATCACATCTTAA